Below is a window of Electrophorus electricus isolate fEleEle1 chromosome 1, fEleEle1.pri, whole genome shotgun sequence DNA.
ttatttaaagatattGTGGGAAACAAAATGGTAGCGTTCTTTTGTAGGAACATTATTTTTCactagtgtgtatgtgtatgtatgtatgtgtgtgggtgtgtgtgtgtgtgtgtgtgtgtgtgtgtgtgtgtatgtgtgcgcgtgcgtgcgtgcgtgtgtgtgtgtgtggcacggACCTATTAAAGGATGTTTTTAAAGCCAGTTACAGCTGTCCGGAGTGTTTCTTAACATTTTCTACATGTCGCTGCTCTTTGAACGTTAACatgcattgcttttttttctgtcatagtaatagtttattaaaatattactaatttaagtaataaaatgtttcacaacTCACCATGATCAGGTTATTGCTGAGAAAACTACAGCgttaatttttttaatcgaTCAAACGTTACATTTAGAGTAAATAAGTTTAAACGATTTCTGTCACACTACCCTTAGCTTCCACTGCGTGCCCGTTTGTgaagtattttgtattttagaatttaatattaatataaattctatcaaaagtaatgtaaaaatgctgatttgataataaatgtttctaaatgttttatttaaaagttataATTTAAAGCAGATATTTATATAATTCCATTCATTTAATTCAATAATATAATCCATAAcgttttagttttaaattttactttttcACTTTTCAGTGAAACATAATACTAGATGCGCCACGTTTGTCAAGAACGATATCTTGACGTATTCAGCCCTAAGTGagagttttacatttttcaattgAATTTGTTAATTTGAAAGCGAACGAAAGCGTCTTTGCAGCCGCGCGCTGCGGAAGACTACCGGGTGAACGCGCAAACAAAGACCACGTGTCCGTCACGTGAGCCCTCGCGGAACCAGGAAGCAGCCAAGCAGGTATGTGAGTGTTATGGCTCTCCCGTTTCTTGCACGTTAAACTGTAACGCTGATCGTCGTTTGTTTCATTTCGCCGTCTAATGCCGGACGTCTAGCTATGGGGCAGCAGAAACGTAGCACTTGGCTGCGTGTGGGACCCGGGTCACGTTATCCAGGTTCTGCGTTAAAACCTCCAACAGCTTAGACACCTCCCCCTCCCGGTTTCCACGACACACCGGTAGGCAGGTGTGTTACCACGTTACACTGTTACACACGCCAGCTAACGTTGCGCGCATGTCTCCCAGTTGTGTTTTAACAGGGACTGGTGCGCACGGCCTCAGAATGGTGTCTCTCATCTGCACTTTACAAAACCACCTGGACGACGTGAACTGCTGCTCTTTCTCGGCGTCGCTGCTGGCGACGTGCTCCGCGGACAAGACTGTGCGCGTGTACCGCACGCGAGACTTCACCGAGCTCCCGTTCTCACCCCTGTCCGGTCACGGCTACGGGGTCCATTGCTGCTGTTTCAGCCCCTGTGGGCAGTATCTGGCCTCGTGCTCCACCGACGCCACCACGGTGGTGTGGGCGATGGGCAGCGGTGAGATCGAGGCCGTTCTGGAGCACCCCGGGAGGAGTCCGGTCAGGGTGTGTGCCTTCTCGCCGGCCTCGTCGCACCTGGTGTCCGGCGCGGCGGACGGCAGTGTTGCGTTGTGGGACTTTCCGTCAAGACGTCTGCGCAGGTGAACTGGCTCTGAAGTGCCCCGACGTCTTCCGTAAAGTTGTTTGACTCCGTCTCCTGTCTAAGCACACGCCCCCTCGCGGCTCTTGCGCGGCTCTCTCGTTTCTAGGACGGGCGCCGTGCCCGACACCACCATCGTGGCCTGCTCCTTCTCGCCGTGTGGTCAGCTGGTCGCCACGGGCTCCACGTACGGAGACCTCCGCATCTGGGACCTGAGTCTGAACCAGCTGCATGCGGAGAAGTATGCCCACGACCTCGGGGTCACCTGCTGCCAGTTTGCCCCACAGATACTGAAAGGTATGACGCAGTCCTTGACAGGCCGTCATGCTGTTCAAGCGGAACAGTTACAAACACTGAACCGCTCTGCTGATATATATCTACATCTCTCTGCTCAtcattcttcctcttttttaGTCGTCGGTGGATGTGTGGTCCAGTTCCGCTTGGCGTCCTGTGGTCAGGACAGCTTTCTGAAGGTCTGGTTTGTCTCTCTGACATCTCCCACAGGTAAGGTGACCCACTTTCCCATCTAAACTAGCCTTAGTCACTACCCCTACCCACGTTCCCCTATCAACTACCTCTAGCCACTAGCCCATCCTCGACCCTTAACCACTTTGACTTGTCCACTACCCCTAACCCCTTACCCTAATGTATGTCTCAGTCACACATTTCCAGCTGGTGAATGTGAGCAGGGATTGGTGTTGTTTTCTTTAAGCAACTCAGAGAGCTTGTATAGCTTGTGTAGCGTGTGCAGCTCCCAGCTGTGAGCGCCATGCTGTGTGACAGTGCTGTTTGCCAAGTGAGGGTGTGAATGCTAAGCATCAGAGGTTCACTAAGGGGGATTATGTAAGATGCCATGgcggattgtgtgtgtgtgtgcgtgcatgcatttatttctgaagTAATGATTTGTACTGATGTCATCTCCAGGTTGTAAAATGCAgctgttacacacactctcaggtcAGTCTGCTACAGTCCTGTCTTGCGCATACTCTGCAGATGGACAGCTTTTAATCTCTGGGTtggtattacacacacacacacacccacacacacacaaattcaaacGGGTTTCCTTTTGtcagtttcatttaaatttggCTAAATTTGCTACATCAGAAGCGTCGATAGTTTTGTCATTAGCTCCGCTTAGCACTGGTTCAAGTTCTGTGACGTCATGCCGACCGCACCTTCACTGTGTGGCCACCAGGTGGCGCGCCTGCTGTAAACATTGTCACTCTCTCCTCCGACAGATCTATGGATAAGAGCGTTGCCGTGTACGATGCTGTAAGTCGATGGTTTTCCGTGACCTGTGTTATGTAGTAGACTATTTACCGCTATTCCTCCATCAAAAAAGATCAATAATCTAGGTCTTCCAAAAATATCATTCATAATAATTCATCAATCCAGTGAAATTGTCTAATGTAGTTTTCCCTTTCATTGCAGAATAATGGTATCTTACTGTATACCTTGAACCAGCATGAGAGGtaggttctttctctctctctctccttattaAAGCAGCCCGTGTCCTGACCGCGTGCCCCTTCGCTGACCCCTGCGGCAC
It encodes the following:
- the wdsub1 gene encoding WD repeat, SAM and U-box domain-containing protein 1 isoform X2 translates to MVSLICTLQNHLDDVNCCSFSASLLATCSADKTVRVYRTRDFTELPFSPLSGHGYGVHCCCFSPCGQYLASCSTDATTVVWAMGSGEIEAVLEHPGRSPVRVCAFSPASSHLVSGAADGSVALWDFPSRRLRRTGAVPDTTIVACSFSPCGQLVATGSTYGDLRIWDLSLNQLHAEKYAHDLGVTCCQFAPQILKVVGGCVVQFRLASCGQDSFLKVWFVSLTSPTGCKMQLLHTLSGQSATVLSCAYSADGQLLISGSMDKSVAVYDANNGILLYTLNQHERYVTACAFSPIAPLMAAGSMDKTVSVWRVEDGSSGPDEAACASQEAGRKWAGHFKLMVSEWSEDDVSAWLREEGLESLVDTFKANNIDGAELLSLSKESLSSELNIESLGLRSRVLRKLEELRAAPVSDGIPDEYLCPITHEVMKDPVIAADGYSYEREAIESWIGTKSRSSPMTNLPLQTTLLTPNRTLKMAIFRWSSSR
- the wdsub1 gene encoding WD repeat, SAM and U-box domain-containing protein 1 isoform X1, with translation MVSLICTLQNHLDDVNCCSFSASLLATCSADKTVRVYRTRDFTELPFSPLSGHGYGVHCCCFSPCGQYLASCSTDATTVVWAMGSGEIEAVLEHPGRSPVRVCAFSPASSHLVSGAADGSVALWDFPSRRLRRTGAVPDTTIVACSFSPCGQLVATGSTYGDLRIWDLSLNQLHAEKYAHDLGVTCCQFAPQILKVVGGCVVQFRLASCGQDSFLKVWFVSLTSPTGCKMQLLHTLSGQSATVLSCAYSADGQLLISGSMDKSVAVYDANNGILLYTLNQHERYVTACAFSPIAPLMAAGSMDKTVSVWRVEDGSSGPDKALPDEAACASQEAGRKWAGHFKLMVSEWSEDDVSAWLREEGLESLVDTFKANNIDGAELLSLSKESLSSELNIESLGLRSRVLRKLEELRAAPVSDGIPDEYLCPITHEVMKDPVIAADGYSYEREAIESWIGTKSRSSPMTNLPLQTTLLTPNRTLKMAIFRWSSSR